A stretch of the bacterium SCSIO 12827 genome encodes the following:
- a CDS encoding GNAT family N-acetyltransferase, which yields MPTKSATNEAKAKLVVRHARAADVSAVQKLYKKVYPGMSAYSTDQLRGQINNFPQGQFVATYEDEIVGYCATFRIAEAIAFAAHTWWQITGNGFASRHDPAGDWLYGMEVFVDPEFRGLRIGQRLYAARKALATELHLKGIVFGGRIPGYARRSKKIGSPRAYVDAVAAKNLRDSVLGFQLRNGFEIYGVLENYLPSDKESGGHAAHLVWRDPKYIAPEPVSSRPSNRSVDTVRVSLVQYQQRRVKSFEEFAAQVEYFVDVVADYKSDFVVFPELFTLQLLSIENEQIPASEAIAHLTRYTEPLKELLSGLAVSYNINIIGGSHPSREENGDIRNTCYVCLRDGSIHRQDKIHPTPNERYWWHIQGGTEVSTIMTDCGPIGVNICYDSEFPELSRHLVDQGAQILFVPFCTDERQSYMRVRYCGQARAVENQMFVVLAGNVGNLPNVDNMDIQYAQSCILTPCDVAFARDGIAADTTPNVEMVAFADLRLDNLKTARHSGTVQNLKDRRFDLYRIDWRGDHD from the coding sequence ATGCCGACCAAAAGTGCGACGAATGAAGCCAAGGCGAAACTTGTCGTGCGCCATGCACGGGCAGCCGACGTGTCGGCGGTCCAGAAGCTGTATAAGAAGGTCTATCCCGGCATGTCCGCCTATTCGACGGACCAGCTGCGCGGCCAGATCAACAATTTCCCGCAAGGCCAGTTCGTCGCCACCTACGAGGACGAGATCGTCGGCTATTGCGCCACCTTCCGCATTGCCGAGGCGATCGCCTTCGCTGCCCATACCTGGTGGCAGATCACCGGCAACGGCTTCGCCTCGCGCCACGATCCGGCCGGGGATTGGCTGTACGGCATGGAGGTCTTCGTCGATCCCGAGTTCCGGGGGCTGCGCATCGGGCAGCGGCTGTATGCGGCGCGCAAGGCGCTGGCGACGGAACTGCATCTGAAGGGAATCGTGTTCGGCGGCCGTATCCCGGGCTATGCCCGGCGGTCCAAGAAGATCGGCTCGCCCCGCGCCTATGTGGACGCGGTGGCGGCCAAGAACCTTCGGGATTCCGTGCTCGGATTCCAGCTTCGCAACGGGTTCGAAATTTATGGTGTGCTGGAAAACTATCTGCCGTCGGATAAGGAATCCGGCGGCCATGCGGCGCATCTGGTGTGGCGCGACCCGAAATACATCGCGCCCGAACCGGTATCGTCGCGCCCAAGCAACCGTTCCGTCGACACGGTCCGCGTCAGCCTGGTTCAGTATCAGCAGCGGCGGGTCAAATCGTTCGAGGAATTCGCCGCCCAGGTGGAATACTTCGTCGATGTGGTCGCCGACTATAAATCCGATTTCGTGGTGTTCCCCGAACTGTTCACCCTGCAATTGCTGTCGATCGAGAACGAACAGATTCCGGCGTCGGAAGCCATTGCCCATCTGACCCGCTATACCGAGCCCCTGAAGGAGCTCTTGAGCGGCCTCGCCGTCAGCTACAACATCAACATCATCGGCGGGTCGCACCCCTCGCGCGAAGAAAACGGCGATATTCGGAACACCTGTTACGTCTGCCTGCGCGACGGCTCCATCCATCGTCAGGACAAGATCCACCCGACGCCCAACGAACGCTACTGGTGGCATATCCAGGGCGGGACGGAGGTCTCGACCATCATGACCGACTGCGGGCCGATCGGCGTCAACATCTGCTACGATTCAGAATTTCCGGAACTGTCCCGCCATCTGGTCGACCAGGGGGCGCAGATTCTGTTCGTGCCGTTCTGCACGGACGAGCGGCAAAGCTACATGCGCGTGCGCTACTGTGGGCAGGCGCGGGCCGTGGAAAACCAGATGTTCGTGGTGCTGGCCGGCAACGTCGGCAACCTGCCCAATGTCGACAACATGGACATCCAATACGCACAAAGCTGCATCCTGACGCCCTGCGACGTCGCCTTCGCCCGTGACGGCATCGCCGCCGACACGACGCCCAACGTGGAAATGGTCGCCTTCGCCGATTTGCGGCTGGACAACCTGAAGACCGCGCGCCATTCCGGCACGGTGCAGAATTTGAAGGACCGGCGTTTTGATCTTTACCGCATCGATTGGCGGGGCGATCACGACTAG
- a CDS encoding Sua5/YciO/YrdC/YwlC family protein: MPTTTPTTDNPIGHDVEQEARDVMDVLDRGGIAIIPLNVAYAILGRTEDAIRRIFEVKRRSFEKPSGMFGGAAASADLHVLDDEAQAIRQALIEDADLPFSIVADYRRDHPLLNSVEPFVLETSTKGPTMDMLLNAGPLHNALAALSHSRSTPVFGSSANQSLSGSKYTVAEIEPEVVAAADIVIDHGRCRDANDQGLSSTIIDFRDYTVVRAGCRFDEITAFVQDRFGRRIAA; the protein is encoded by the coding sequence ATGCCCACGACCACCCCCACCACCGACAACCCCATCGGCCATGATGTCGAACAGGAAGCCCGCGACGTCATGGATGTGCTTGACCGCGGCGGCATCGCGATCATTCCGCTGAACGTCGCCTATGCCATCCTGGGCCGGACGGAGGACGCCATCCGCCGCATCTTCGAGGTCAAGCGCCGCAGTTTCGAGAAGCCGTCGGGGATGTTCGGGGGGGCGGCGGCCTCGGCCGATCTGCACGTGCTGGACGACGAGGCCCAGGCCATCCGCCAGGCCCTGATCGAAGACGCCGACCTGCCGTTTTCCATCGTCGCGGACTACCGGCGGGATCATCCGCTGCTGAACAGCGTCGAACCCTTTGTGCTGGAAACCTCGACCAAGGGGCCGACCATGGACATGCTGCTGAACGCGGGGCCGCTGCACAACGCCCTGGCCGCACTGAGCCACAGCCGCAGCACACCGGTGTTCGGCTCCAGCGCGAATCAGTCGCTGTCGGGCTCCAAATACACGGTCGCCGAGATCGAGCCCGAGGTGGTGGCCGCCGCCGACATCGTGATCGACCACGGACGCTGCCGCGACGCCAACGACCAGGGGTTGTCGTCGACCATCATCGATTTCCGTGATTACACGGTGGTCCGCGCCGGCTGCCGGTTCGACGAAATCACGGCCTTTGTGCAAGACCGCTTCGGGCGCCGCATCGCCGCCTGA
- a CDS encoding HNH endonuclease — protein MFLAVIEPGSYLDFARPVPFSDNSGPIERGLLNEHGRLSGRTQSAVRPISPADFLRIIEYGLDQNDQILPRLGTEQTAPGLAEAQTLYTGESERERFQQLTSRIVRDRTFRQIVLRAYDARCAITGFKFINGGGRAEVDAAHIRPVQYDGPDIINNGIALSGTAHWMFDRGLISLTDDLEILISRQVNDIDSVKSFINKTGQATPPLRPADRPHPRFLSWHRENCFKA, from the coding sequence ATGTTCCTCGCTGTGATCGAGCCGGGAAGCTACCTCGACTTCGCCCGCCCGGTTCCGTTTAGCGATAACAGCGGCCCAATCGAACGCGGTTTGCTCAACGAACATGGCCGCTTATCGGGCCGAACCCAATCCGCTGTCAGGCCGATCTCACCGGCAGATTTTTTACGCATCATTGAATACGGGTTAGATCAGAACGATCAAATCCTGCCACGCCTTGGGACAGAACAGACCGCACCCGGATTAGCTGAAGCGCAAACACTCTACACTGGCGAATCGGAAAGGGAGCGCTTCCAACAACTAACAAGCCGCATTGTGCGCGACAGAACATTCCGGCAGATCGTACTGCGCGCCTACGATGCGCGCTGTGCGATCACAGGTTTTAAGTTCATCAACGGTGGGGGACGGGCCGAGGTCGACGCGGCGCACATTCGGCCAGTGCAGTATGACGGCCCCGACATCATCAACAATGGAATCGCCCTGTCAGGCACCGCGCATTGGATGTTTGACCGTGGGTTGATCAGTCTAACGGACGACTTAGAAATTCTTATTTCCCGACAGGTCAACGATATCGACAGTGTGAAGTCCTTCATTAACAAAACAGGTCAAGCCACTCCGCCGCTACGGCCCGCAGATAGGCCGCATCCTCGCTTTCTTAGCTGGCACCGCGAAAATTGCTTTAAGGCCTGA
- a CDS encoding peptidoglycan-binding protein — translation MRPPFRLNKTIGEAYDMDLADTLITKQTLASLGHLETPDGGFDPYPDRPMIEAVKSFQRAEGLTEDGVMKPDGPTLARLNSALENASVPAFPSNRQDTSTTSLLGPAPDPTSPLDRHLTSLSARPGAEASVRPRRPAPEGVQVTMAPAVTLIPPLIGLAARTLLGQTARTATGAATAGAAGALMGRVSKEGQNQTAPERTDIAPAFPPPPRYEPPDTPLPDRTESPSKPIELSDLSQPIPETSKSTIFILPVPDEDLQTSGMIVEDRRGNFQTKAEIERIQTWIEKTHPDWTHEGGGADRKKGGLSPEYWIPSVTKTFGGDGRSGGTFVDLSFKTPSGKWVHFQTVDVDPKTGKVTQKELDAADRIRRSGKNVNVILIPKGVQMGKYNKRSKGN, via the coding sequence ATGCGCCCCCCTTTCCGCCTGAACAAGACCATCGGCGAGGCCTATGACATGGACCTGGCCGACACCCTCATCACCAAGCAGACCCTGGCCAGCCTGGGCCATCTGGAGACACCCGACGGCGGTTTCGACCCATACCCGGACCGGCCCATGATCGAGGCCGTGAAATCGTTCCAACGCGCCGAAGGCCTAACGGAGGACGGCGTCATGAAGCCGGACGGGCCGACGCTGGCACGCTTGAACAGTGCCCTGGAAAACGCGTCGGTACCCGCGTTCCCAAGCAACCGACAGGACACGAGCACGACGTCCCTGCTCGGCCCCGCCCCCGACCCCACTTCTCCCTTGGACCGTCATCTGACGAGTCTCTCGGCACGCCCGGGTGCCGAAGCCTCGGTGAGGCCAAGGCGTCCCGCCCCTGAGGGCGTCCAAGTCACCATGGCACCGGCGGTCACCTTGATCCCTCCACTGATTGGCCTCGCGGCAAGGACGCTGCTTGGACAAACGGCCCGAACGGCAACCGGCGCCGCGACCGCAGGCGCGGCCGGCGCGCTGATGGGACGAGTGTCGAAAGAGGGTCAGAATCAGACCGCCCCCGAGCGGACCGATATCGCCCCGGCATTTCCGCCGCCACCGAGATATGAGCCGCCCGACACGCCACTTCCGGACCGGACAGAAAGCCCGAGCAAGCCCATTGAACTATCCGATCTTTCTCAGCCGATCCCTGAAACATCCAAGTCGACGATCTTCATCCTTCCCGTGCCGGACGAAGACCTGCAGACATCTGGGATGATCGTGGAAGATCGCCGCGGCAATTTCCAAACGAAAGCTGAGATCGAGAGGATCCAGACCTGGATCGAAAAGACTCACCCCGATTGGACACACGAAGGGGGTGGGGCCGACCGAAAAAAAGGCGGACTTAGCCCCGAATATTGGATTCCTAGCGTCACCAAAACGTTTGGCGGCGATGGTCGGTCAGGCGGGACGTTCGTTGACCTCTCCTTTAAGACCCCATCCGGTAAATGGGTTCACTTCCAAACTGTCGACGTGGACCCAAAGACAGGGAAGGTAACGCAAAAGGAATTGGATGCCGCCGACCGAATTCGCCGGTCAGGCAAGAACGTTAACGTCATCCTAATTCCCAAAGGTGTACAAATGGGAAAGTACAATAAGCGTTCCAAAGGCAACTAA
- the recQ gene encoding DNA helicase RecQ: MDAIPHQAQAEDLLHAVFGLQAFRPGQAEIVGRLLARRNALVVMPTGAGKSLCYQIPALVFDGLTVVISPLVALMDDQVAALRALGVDAACIHSGRERDANVADWKRVQGGACKLLYLSPERLMTERMIRALQKIGPDMFVVDEAHCISKWGMNFRPEYEALSHLKDAFPDAVFSAFTATADEATRRDIAAKLFAGRGEIIVHGFDRPNLHLAVEPKADWRRQLLDFIGARAGQSGIVYCLSRRLTEEVSEFLNDSGHRALPYHAGLSAEVRRDNQEVFMAEDGVVMVATIAFGMGIDKPDIRYVFHLNLPGSMEAYYQEIGRAGRDGAAADVKLIYGLDDIRMRRQFIDQDGEDDDHRRREHKRLDALLAYCEATTCRRVTLLSYFDEATEPCGNCDICLDPPKLIDATPQAQMLFSAALRTGQAFGAAHLIDILRGAATQKIKDRGHDQLPTYGVGAAHAKGYWQSFIRQALAGGYLSVDIDGYGSLKLTERAEAVVKGEGEFLIREPAPGKAATARSRTGRGAVPDLPAELAGLLANLKKLRQELAKARGVPAYVVFSDATLREMCLSRPATLEQMADINGVGPKKLEEYGLMFLERLSAGAEA, translated from the coding sequence ATGGACGCGATCCCCCACCAGGCCCAGGCCGAAGACCTGCTGCATGCCGTGTTCGGGCTGCAGGCGTTCCGCCCGGGGCAGGCGGAGATCGTCGGGCGGTTGTTGGCGCGGCGGAATGCGCTGGTCGTCATGCCGACGGGGGCGGGCAAGTCGCTGTGCTATCAGATCCCGGCCCTGGTGTTCGATGGCCTGACGGTGGTGATCTCGCCCCTGGTCGCCCTCATGGACGATCAGGTCGCGGCCCTGCGCGCCCTTGGCGTCGATGCCGCCTGCATCCATTCCGGGCGCGAGCGCGACGCCAACGTGGCCGATTGGAAACGGGTGCAGGGCGGGGCCTGCAAGCTGCTCTATCTGTCGCCGGAGCGGCTGATGACCGAGCGCATGATCCGCGCCCTGCAGAAGATCGGCCCCGACATGTTCGTGGTCGACGAGGCCCATTGCATTTCCAAATGGGGCATGAACTTCCGCCCGGAATACGAGGCCTTGTCGCACCTCAAGGACGCCTTTCCCGATGCCGTGTTTTCGGCCTTCACCGCCACCGCCGACGAGGCGACCCGCCGCGACATCGCGGCCAAGCTGTTCGCCGGCCGGGGCGAGATCATCGTCCACGGCTTCGACCGGCCCAACCTGCACCTTGCGGTCGAACCGAAGGCCGATTGGCGGCGTCAGCTGTTGGATTTCATCGGCGCGCGGGCGGGGCAATCGGGCATCGTCTATTGCCTGTCCCGCCGCCTGACGGAAGAGGTCAGTGAATTCCTCAACGACAGCGGCCACCGGGCCCTGCCCTATCACGCGGGCCTGTCGGCCGAGGTGCGCCGCGACAACCAGGAAGTCTTCATGGCCGAGGACGGCGTGGTCATGGTCGCCACCATCGCTTTCGGCATGGGCATCGACAAGCCGGATATCCGCTATGTCTTTCACCTCAACCTGCCGGGCAGCATGGAAGCCTATTACCAGGAAATCGGCCGCGCCGGGCGCGACGGCGCGGCGGCGGACGTGAAGCTGATCTACGGTCTGGACGATATCCGCATGCGCCGCCAGTTCATCGACCAGGACGGCGAGGACGACGATCATCGGCGGCGCGAACACAAGCGCCTGGATGCCCTGCTCGCCTATTGCGAGGCGACGACCTGCCGGCGGGTGACGCTGCTGTCCTATTTCGACGAGGCAACGGAACCTTGCGGCAATTGCGACATCTGCCTGGACCCGCCGAAACTGATCGACGCGACGCCCCAGGCGCAGATGCTGTTTTCCGCCGCGCTGCGCACGGGCCAGGCCTTCGGGGCGGCCCATCTGATCGACATTCTAAGGGGGGCGGCGACCCAGAAGATCAAGGACCGCGGCCATGACCAATTGCCGACCTACGGCGTCGGCGCGGCCCATGCCAAGGGCTATTGGCAGAGCTTCATCCGCCAGGCCCTGGCGGGGGGGTATCTCTCGGTCGATATCGACGGCTACGGCAGCCTGAAGCTGACCGAACGGGCCGAGGCGGTGGTGAAAGGCGAGGGCGAGTTCCTGATCCGCGAGCCCGCCCCCGGCAAGGCCGCGACGGCGCGCAGTCGCACCGGGCGCGGGGCCGTGCCTGACCTGCCGGCGGAGCTTGCCGGTCTGCTCGCCAATCTGAAGAAGCTGCGCCAGGAACTGGCCAAAGCGCGCGGCGTGCCGGCCTATGTCGTGTTTTCCGACGCGACGCTCCGTGAAATGTGCCTGAGCCGCCCCGCCACCCTGGAACAGATGGCCGACATCAACGGCGTCGGCCCGAAGAAGCTGGAAGAATACGGCCTGATGTTCCTGGAACGCCTGTCCGCCGGGGCGGAAGCCTAG